The Manihot esculenta cultivar AM560-2 chromosome 1, M.esculenta_v8, whole genome shotgun sequence genome has a window encoding:
- the LOC110629385 gene encoding pentatricopeptide repeat-containing protein At4g28010 produces MIKRSLSISYANYCFPFRCDRRLFSWSPSLSLHSDVEVQLRVLCEAPSSQFTEAVSFFHRAIDSSDLPSQSACNYLLESLVKSKNYELAFSVYSKMTHAGILPSFVSLSRIIDCFVHTHEIKFAFGVLGLILKRGFVVSSYVMNLMLKGLCRNGEVCKALDLFSEMKRSHVLPDIVSYSTIMKGLCREKRLENALELLVEMEGTNFEPDVVTYSTLMDGLCKDGRVGQAVDLLEKMKRKGLEANVIVYGVLVDGYCKIGQWKEATAMLNTMMESGIRPDVCIYTSLISGLCKDGKTTKAMDLFKLMLEKGEEPSVVTYNVLISGLCKEGLVGDALKIFETMLEKGKKPDVVSYNTLLMGLCNTGKVDEAMKLFSAVLKDGKYIEPDVITFNCLIQGLCKEDQLDEAAEIYRIMIERGTSGNLITYNILIGEYIKAGQIDEAMQLWKHILELGFVPNSITYSTLISGFCKMGMLNVAKGLLTKMRASGLRPTLSDYNMLMACLCKESSLEQARMLFQEMRNSNYELDIIAFNTLIDGTMKSGDIQSAKELLMEMLQMGLTPDAFTYSIIINRFSKLGQLEQAKVYFDRMISSGFKPSIHVYDSLLKGFGALGEMKEVINLLRQMADEKVVIDSTTTHTILNCLCYSSQGADIVKLLPNFAPEIPEGTSISCDELLMKIQECSPEFQVCPT; encoded by the coding sequence ATGATCAAAAGATCACTTTCCATTTCATACGCCAACTATTGTTTCCCGTTTCGATGCGACAGGAGGCTCTTCTCTTGGTCTCCGTCCCTCTCTTTGCATTCTGATGTAGAAGTTCAATTGAGAGTTCTTTGTGAGGCACCCAGTTCTCAGTTCACTGAAGCTGTTTCTTTCTTTCACCGAGCAATAGATTCCAGCGACTTGCCTTCTCAGTCCGCCTGTAATTATCTTTTAGAGTCCCTGGTAAAATCTAAAAACTATGAATTGGCCTTTTCTGTTTATAGCAAGATGACCCACGCGGGTATTTTGCCTAGTTTTGTATCTTTGAGTCGTATAATTGATTGTTTTGTGCATACCCATGAGATCAAGTTTGCTTTTGGAGTATTAGGTTTGATACTAAAGCGTGGTTTTGTTGTTAGCTCCTATGTTATGAATCTGATGTTAAAGGGATTGTGTAGAAATGGTGAAGTTTGTAAGGCTTTGGATTTATTTAGCGAGATGAAAAGGAGTCATGTTTTGCCGGACATTGTTAGTTATAGTACGATTATGAAGGGACTCTGCAGGGAGAAGCGTTTGGAAAATGCTTTAGAATTGTTAGTTGAGATGGAGGGAACAAATTTTGAACCAGACGTAGTTACATACTCTACTTTGATGGATGGTCTTTGCAAGGATGGCAGAGTAGGACAGGCTGTGGATTTGTTAgagaagatgaaaagaaagggaTTGGAGGCTAATGTTATTGTCTATGGTGTGCTTGTGGATGGCTATTGTAAGATTGGGCAGTGGAAAGAAGCTACTGCTATGTTAAATACAATGATGGAAAGTGGGATTCGCCCTGATGTTTGTATTTATACTAGTTTGATTTCTGGACTTTGCAAAGATGGAAAGACTACTAAGGCTATGGACTTGTTTAAATTGATGCTGGAAAAGGGTGAAGAGCCTAGTGTTGTAACATATAATGTTCTAATAAGTGGACTATGCAAGGAAGGTCTTGTTGGTGATGCTCTTAAAATCTTTGAAACGATGTTGGAGAAGGGGAAGAAACCGGATGTGGTTTCTTATAATACCTTACTGATGGGACTTTGCAATACTGGTAAGGTTGATGAGGCAATGAAACTTTTTAGTGCAGTCTTGAAGGATGGAAAATATATCGAGCCAGATGTGATTACATTTAATTGTCTAATTCAAGGGCTGTGCAAGGAAGATCAGCTTGATGAGGCTGCTGAGATCTATCGTATCATGATTGAGAGGGGGACCTCTGGTAATTTGATAACTTATAATATTTTGATAGGGGAATATATAAAAGCAGGACAAATTGACGAGGCTATGCAACTATGGAAACACATACTTGAGTTGGGATTTGTTCCAAACTCAATTACCTACAGCACCCTGATTTCTGGATTTTGTAAAATGGGCATGCTTAATGTTGCAAAAGGACTTTTGACTAAAATGAGAGCTTCTGGGCTTAGACCTACACTGTCTGATTACAATATGTTGATGGCATGCTTGTGCAAGGAGAGCAGCTTGGAGCAAGCAAGGATGTTGTTTCAAGAAATGAGGAACTCAAACTATGAATTAGATATCATCGCTTTCAATACGTTGATTGATGGAACTATGAAATCAGGGGATATTCAATCTGCCAAAGAATTACTGATGGAGATGCTTCAAATGGGTTTGACTCCTGATGCATTTACCTACTCCATAATAATAAATAGGTTTTCGAAACTCGGACAACTGGAACAGGCTAAAGTATATTTTGATAGAATGATTTCCTCTGGCTTTAAGCCAAGTATCCATGTCTATGATTCATTACTTAAAGGTTTTGGTGCACTAGGTGAAATGAAAGAGGTTATAAATTTGCTTCGACAAATGGCAGATGAGAAAGTTGTTATTGACTCAACGACGACACATACCATCTTGAATTGTCTGTGCTATAGTTCACAGGGTGCTGATATAGTGAAGCTTTTGCCAAATTTTGCCCCAGAAATACCAGAAGGGACAAGCATCTCTTGCGATGAGTTGTTGATGAAAATACAAGAATGTAGCCCAGAATTTCAAGTATGCCCTACTTAA
- the LOC110621361 gene encoding uncharacterized protein LOC110621361 isoform X1, with translation MTTAPTLFVSSLIQFRIIPELDPVSVSHTICMKVLSHMHSYKDLGSKLKPADDVVAMGTTLEKSKQKAHFDIKLWGWSLRSFLPWAINAKDKIPTPTTINKGLRRRAQSHGFVEYGGAGANSLHFRPYVSKVPWHTGPRGYLSQLFPRYGHYCGPNWSSGKDKGSLLWDKRPIDWLDYCCYCHDMGYDTHDQAELLKADLQFLACLEKPNMATKGNIHIAQIYKTMCITGLRNVLIPYRIHLVKLQSGHSFLSFGWLSDVK, from the exons ATGACCACTGCGCCTACGCTTTTTGTCTCTTCCTTAATACAGTTTCGCATAATTCCCGAATTAGATCCT GTGTCTGTGTCACACACCATATGCATGAAAGTTTTGTCTCATATGCATTCTTATAAGGATTTGGGGAGCAAGCTTAAACCTGCAGATGATGTTGTAGCTATGGGCACTACCTTAGAAAAATCGAAACAAAAAGCTCATTTTGATATCAAGCTGTGGGGCTGGTCCTTGCGTTCATTTTTGCCTTGGGCTATCAATGCTAAAGATAAAATTCCAACCCCGACCACTATAAACAAAGGGTTAAGAAGGCGTGCCCAATCTCATGGGTTTGTTGAATATGGTGGTGCTGGTGCTAATTCCTTGCACTTTAGGCCATATGTGTCCAAGGTTCCGTGGCACACTGGTCCAAGAGGCTATCTTTCTCAGCTGTTTCCACGCTATGGGCATTATTGTGGACCTAACTGGTCAAGTGGAAAAGACAAGGGTTCTCTCCTTTGGGATAAGAGACCAATTGATTGGCTGGACTACTGCTGCTACTGTCATGATATGGGTTATGACACTCATGATCAAGCTGAACTGTTGAAGGCAGACTTACAATTTCTTGCATGCTTAGAGAAACCAAATATGGCTACTAAAGGAAATATCCATATTGCTCAGATTTATAAGACAATGTGCATCACAG GTCTTAGGAATGTCTTGATACCATACAGGATACATCTTGTGAAGTTACAGTCAGGACACTCTTTCCTCAGTTTTGGGTGGCTAAGCGATGTGAAATAG
- the LOC110621361 gene encoding uncharacterized protein LOC110621361 isoform X2 has product MTTAPTLFVSSLIQFRIIPELDPVSVSHTICMKVLSHMHSYKDLGSKLKPADDVVAMGTTLEKSKQKAHFDIKLWGWSLRSFLPWAINAKDKIPTPTTINKGLRRRAQSHGFVEYGGAGANSLHFRPYVSKVPWHTGPRGYLSQLFPRYGHYCGPNWSSGKDKGSLLWDKRPIDWLDYCCYCHDMGYDTHDQAELLKADLQFLACLEKPNMATKGNIHIAQIYKTMCITGYIL; this is encoded by the exons ATGACCACTGCGCCTACGCTTTTTGTCTCTTCCTTAATACAGTTTCGCATAATTCCCGAATTAGATCCT GTGTCTGTGTCACACACCATATGCATGAAAGTTTTGTCTCATATGCATTCTTATAAGGATTTGGGGAGCAAGCTTAAACCTGCAGATGATGTTGTAGCTATGGGCACTACCTTAGAAAAATCGAAACAAAAAGCTCATTTTGATATCAAGCTGTGGGGCTGGTCCTTGCGTTCATTTTTGCCTTGGGCTATCAATGCTAAAGATAAAATTCCAACCCCGACCACTATAAACAAAGGGTTAAGAAGGCGTGCCCAATCTCATGGGTTTGTTGAATATGGTGGTGCTGGTGCTAATTCCTTGCACTTTAGGCCATATGTGTCCAAGGTTCCGTGGCACACTGGTCCAAGAGGCTATCTTTCTCAGCTGTTTCCACGCTATGGGCATTATTGTGGACCTAACTGGTCAAGTGGAAAAGACAAGGGTTCTCTCCTTTGGGATAAGAGACCAATTGATTGGCTGGACTACTGCTGCTACTGTCATGATATGGGTTATGACACTCATGATCAAGCTGAACTGTTGAAGGCAGACTTACAATTTCTTGCATGCTTAGAGAAACCAAATATGGCTACTAAAGGAAATATCCATATTGCTCAGATTTATAAGACAATGTGCATCACAG GATACATCTTGTGA
- the LOC110621361 gene encoding uncharacterized protein LOC110621361 isoform X3 codes for MKVLSHMHSYKDLGSKLKPADDVVAMGTTLEKSKQKAHFDIKLWGWSLRSFLPWAINAKDKIPTPTTINKGLRRRAQSHGFVEYGGAGANSLHFRPYVSKVPWHTGPRGYLSQLFPRYGHYCGPNWSSGKDKGSLLWDKRPIDWLDYCCYCHDMGYDTHDQAELLKADLQFLACLEKPNMATKGNIHIAQIYKTMCITGLRNVLIPYRIHLVKLQSGHSFLSFGWLSDVK; via the exons ATGAAAGTTTTGTCTCATATGCATTCTTATAAGGATTTGGGGAGCAAGCTTAAACCTGCAGATGATGTTGTAGCTATGGGCACTACCTTAGAAAAATCGAAACAAAAAGCTCATTTTGATATCAAGCTGTGGGGCTGGTCCTTGCGTTCATTTTTGCCTTGGGCTATCAATGCTAAAGATAAAATTCCAACCCCGACCACTATAAACAAAGGGTTAAGAAGGCGTGCCCAATCTCATGGGTTTGTTGAATATGGTGGTGCTGGTGCTAATTCCTTGCACTTTAGGCCATATGTGTCCAAGGTTCCGTGGCACACTGGTCCAAGAGGCTATCTTTCTCAGCTGTTTCCACGCTATGGGCATTATTGTGGACCTAACTGGTCAAGTGGAAAAGACAAGGGTTCTCTCCTTTGGGATAAGAGACCAATTGATTGGCTGGACTACTGCTGCTACTGTCATGATATGGGTTATGACACTCATGATCAAGCTGAACTGTTGAAGGCAGACTTACAATTTCTTGCATGCTTAGAGAAACCAAATATGGCTACTAAAGGAAATATCCATATTGCTCAGATTTATAAGACAATGTGCATCACAG GTCTTAGGAATGTCTTGATACCATACAGGATACATCTTGTGAAGTTACAGTCAGGACACTCTTTCCTCAGTTTTGGGTGGCTAAGCGATGTGAAATAG